A genome region from Panthera leo isolate Ple1 chromosome A2, P.leo_Ple1_pat1.1, whole genome shotgun sequence includes the following:
- the FSTL3 gene encoding follistatin-related protein 3 isoform X4 — MRPGTPGPLWPLPWGALAWAVGFVGSVGSGDPAPGGVCWLQQGREATCSLVLQTDVSQAECCATSNIDTAWSNFTHPGNKISLLGFLGLVHCLPCKDSCEGVECGPGKTCRMQGGRPRCECAPDCAGLPARLQVCGSDGATYRDECELRAARCRGHPDLRVMYPGRCRKSCAHVMCPRPQSCVVDQTGSAHCVVCRAAPCPAPSSPGQELCGNNNVTYMSSCHLRQATCFLGRSIGVRHPGSCAGTPEPSDAESESEEENFVPQTGSNEGVHSPDVYK; from the exons ATGCGTCCCGGGACGCCGGGGCCACTGTGGCCACTGCCCTGGGGGGCCCTGGCTTGGGCCGTGGGCTTCGTGGGCTCCGTGGGCTCGGGGGACCCCGCGCCCG GTGGCGTCTGCTGGCTCCAGCAGGGCCGAGAGGCCACCTGCAGTCTGGTGCTGCAGACTGACGTGAGCCAAGCCGAGTGTTGTGCCACCAGCAACATTGACACCGCCTGGTCCAACTTCACTCACCCGGGGAACAAGATCAGCCTTCTGGGCTTCTTGGGCCTCGTCCACTGCCTCCCCTGCAAAG ATTCGTGCGAGGGCGTGGAGTGCGGCCCCGGCAAGACGTGCCGCATGCAGGGGGGCCGCCCGCGCTGCGAGTGCGCGCCCGACTGCGCTGGGCTCCCGGCGCGCCTGCAGGTCTGCGGCTCCGACGGCGCCACCTACCGCGACGAGTGCGAGCTGCGCGCCGCGCGCTGCCGCGGCCACCCGGACCTGCGCGTCATGTACCCAGGACGCTGCCGCA AGTCGTGCGCGCACGTGATGTGCCCGCGGCCGCAGTCGTGCGTGGTGGACCAGACCGGCAGCGCTCACTGCGTGGTGTGTCGCGCGGCGCCCTGTCCCGCGCCCTCCAGCCCCGGCCAGGAGCTCTGCGGCAACAACAACGTCACCTACATGTCCTCGTGTCACCTCCGCCAGGCCACCTGCTTCCTGGGCCGCTCCATCGGCGTGCGCCACCCGGGCAGCTGTGCAG GCACCCCCGAGCCGTCAGATGCGGAGTCGGAGTCGGAGGAGGAGAACTTCGT
- the FSTL3 gene encoding follistatin-related protein 3 isoform X5 translates to MRPGTPGPLWPLPWGALAWAVGFVGSVGSGDPAPGGVCWLQQGREATCSLVLQTDVSQAECCATSNIDTAWSNFTHPGNKISLLGFLGLVHCLPCKDSCEGVECGPGKTCRMQGGRPRCECAPDCAGLPARLQVCGSDGATYRDECELRAARCRGHPDLRVMYPGRCRKSCAHVMCPRPQSCVVDQTGSAHCVVCRAAPCPAPSSPGQELCGNNNVTYMSSCHLRQATCFLGRSIGVRHPGSCAGTPEPSDAESESEEENFV, encoded by the exons ATGCGTCCCGGGACGCCGGGGCCACTGTGGCCACTGCCCTGGGGGGCCCTGGCTTGGGCCGTGGGCTTCGTGGGCTCCGTGGGCTCGGGGGACCCCGCGCCCG GTGGCGTCTGCTGGCTCCAGCAGGGCCGAGAGGCCACCTGCAGTCTGGTGCTGCAGACTGACGTGAGCCAAGCCGAGTGTTGTGCCACCAGCAACATTGACACCGCCTGGTCCAACTTCACTCACCCGGGGAACAAGATCAGCCTTCTGGGCTTCTTGGGCCTCGTCCACTGCCTCCCCTGCAAAG ATTCGTGCGAGGGCGTGGAGTGCGGCCCCGGCAAGACGTGCCGCATGCAGGGGGGCCGCCCGCGCTGCGAGTGCGCGCCCGACTGCGCTGGGCTCCCGGCGCGCCTGCAGGTCTGCGGCTCCGACGGCGCCACCTACCGCGACGAGTGCGAGCTGCGCGCCGCGCGCTGCCGCGGCCACCCGGACCTGCGCGTCATGTACCCAGGACGCTGCCGCA AGTCGTGCGCGCACGTGATGTGCCCGCGGCCGCAGTCGTGCGTGGTGGACCAGACCGGCAGCGCTCACTGCGTGGTGTGTCGCGCGGCGCCCTGTCCCGCGCCCTCCAGCCCCGGCCAGGAGCTCTGCGGCAACAACAACGTCACCTACATGTCCTCGTGTCACCTCCGCCAGGCCACCTGCTTCCTGGGCCGCTCCATCGGCGTGCGCCACCCGGGCAGCTGTGCAG GCACCCCCGAGCCGTCAGATGCGGAGTCGGAGTCGGAGGAGGAGAACTTCGTGTGA
- the FSTL3 gene encoding follistatin-related protein 3 isoform X1 — translation MRPGTPGPLWPLPWGALAWAVGFVGSVGSGDPAPGGVCWLQQGREATCSLVLQTDVSQAECCATSNIDTAWSNFTHPGNKISLLGFLGLVHCLPCKDSCEGVECGPGKTCRMQGGRPRCECAPDCAGLPARLQVCGSDGATYRDECELRAARCRGHPDLRVMYPGRCRKSCAHVMCPRPQSCVVDQTGSAHCVVCRAAPCPAPSSPGQELCGNNNVTYMSSCHLRQATCFLGRSIGVRHPGSCAGVARSGEQRWGPTSRPSPRPHFSFRPSRSSGTPEPSDAESESEEENFVPQTGSNEGVHSPDVYK, via the exons ATGCGTCCCGGGACGCCGGGGCCACTGTGGCCACTGCCCTGGGGGGCCCTGGCTTGGGCCGTGGGCTTCGTGGGCTCCGTGGGCTCGGGGGACCCCGCGCCCG GTGGCGTCTGCTGGCTCCAGCAGGGCCGAGAGGCCACCTGCAGTCTGGTGCTGCAGACTGACGTGAGCCAAGCCGAGTGTTGTGCCACCAGCAACATTGACACCGCCTGGTCCAACTTCACTCACCCGGGGAACAAGATCAGCCTTCTGGGCTTCTTGGGCCTCGTCCACTGCCTCCCCTGCAAAG ATTCGTGCGAGGGCGTGGAGTGCGGCCCCGGCAAGACGTGCCGCATGCAGGGGGGCCGCCCGCGCTGCGAGTGCGCGCCCGACTGCGCTGGGCTCCCGGCGCGCCTGCAGGTCTGCGGCTCCGACGGCGCCACCTACCGCGACGAGTGCGAGCTGCGCGCCGCGCGCTGCCGCGGCCACCCGGACCTGCGCGTCATGTACCCAGGACGCTGCCGCA AGTCGTGCGCGCACGTGATGTGCCCGCGGCCGCAGTCGTGCGTGGTGGACCAGACCGGCAGCGCTCACTGCGTGGTGTGTCGCGCGGCGCCCTGTCCCGCGCCCTCCAGCCCCGGCCAGGAGCTCTGCGGCAACAACAACGTCACCTACATGTCCTCGTGTCACCTCCGCCAGGCCACCTGCTTCCTGGGCCGCTCCATCGGCGTGCGCCACCCGGGCAGCTGTGCAGGTGTGGCGCGGAGCGGGGAGCAGCGGTGGGGCCCAACCTCCCGCCCCTCTCCGCGCCCCCACTTTTCTTTTCGTCCCTCCCGCTCTTCAGGCACCCCCGAGCCGTCAGATGCGGAGTCGGAGTCGGAGGAGGAGAACTTCGT
- the FSTL3 gene encoding follistatin-related protein 3 isoform X2 — MRPGTPGPLWPLPWGALAWAVGFVGSVGSGDPAPGGVCWLQQGREATCSLVLQTDVSQAECCATSNIDTAWSNFTHPGNKISLLGFLGLVHCLPCKDSCEGVECGPGKTCRMQGGRPRCECAPDCAGLPARLQVCGSDGATYRDECELRAARCRGHPDLRVMYPGRCRKSCAHVMCPRPQSCVVDQTGSAHCVVCRAAPCPAPSSPGQELCGNNNVTYMSSCHLRQATCFLGRSIGVRHPGSCAGVARSGEQRWGPTSRPSPRPHFSFRPSRSSGTPEPSDAESESEEENFV, encoded by the exons ATGCGTCCCGGGACGCCGGGGCCACTGTGGCCACTGCCCTGGGGGGCCCTGGCTTGGGCCGTGGGCTTCGTGGGCTCCGTGGGCTCGGGGGACCCCGCGCCCG GTGGCGTCTGCTGGCTCCAGCAGGGCCGAGAGGCCACCTGCAGTCTGGTGCTGCAGACTGACGTGAGCCAAGCCGAGTGTTGTGCCACCAGCAACATTGACACCGCCTGGTCCAACTTCACTCACCCGGGGAACAAGATCAGCCTTCTGGGCTTCTTGGGCCTCGTCCACTGCCTCCCCTGCAAAG ATTCGTGCGAGGGCGTGGAGTGCGGCCCCGGCAAGACGTGCCGCATGCAGGGGGGCCGCCCGCGCTGCGAGTGCGCGCCCGACTGCGCTGGGCTCCCGGCGCGCCTGCAGGTCTGCGGCTCCGACGGCGCCACCTACCGCGACGAGTGCGAGCTGCGCGCCGCGCGCTGCCGCGGCCACCCGGACCTGCGCGTCATGTACCCAGGACGCTGCCGCA AGTCGTGCGCGCACGTGATGTGCCCGCGGCCGCAGTCGTGCGTGGTGGACCAGACCGGCAGCGCTCACTGCGTGGTGTGTCGCGCGGCGCCCTGTCCCGCGCCCTCCAGCCCCGGCCAGGAGCTCTGCGGCAACAACAACGTCACCTACATGTCCTCGTGTCACCTCCGCCAGGCCACCTGCTTCCTGGGCCGCTCCATCGGCGTGCGCCACCCGGGCAGCTGTGCAGGTGTGGCGCGGAGCGGGGAGCAGCGGTGGGGCCCAACCTCCCGCCCCTCTCCGCGCCCCCACTTTTCTTTTCGTCCCTCCCGCTCTTCAGGCACCCCCGAGCCGTCAGATGCGGAGTCGGAGTCGGAGGAGGAGAACTTCGTGTGA
- the FSTL3 gene encoding follistatin-related protein 3 isoform X3, giving the protein MFPSWSGVCWLQQGREATCSLVLQTDVSQAECCATSNIDTAWSNFTHPGNKISLLGFLGLVHCLPCKDSCEGVECGPGKTCRMQGGRPRCECAPDCAGLPARLQVCGSDGATYRDECELRAARCRGHPDLRVMYPGRCRKSCAHVMCPRPQSCVVDQTGSAHCVVCRAAPCPAPSSPGQELCGNNNVTYMSSCHLRQATCFLGRSIGVRHPGSCAGVARSGEQRWGPTSRPSPRPHFSFRPSRSSGTPEPSDAESESEEENFVPQTGSNEGVHSPDVYK; this is encoded by the exons ATGTTCCCAAGTTGGA GTGGCGTCTGCTGGCTCCAGCAGGGCCGAGAGGCCACCTGCAGTCTGGTGCTGCAGACTGACGTGAGCCAAGCCGAGTGTTGTGCCACCAGCAACATTGACACCGCCTGGTCCAACTTCACTCACCCGGGGAACAAGATCAGCCTTCTGGGCTTCTTGGGCCTCGTCCACTGCCTCCCCTGCAAAG ATTCGTGCGAGGGCGTGGAGTGCGGCCCCGGCAAGACGTGCCGCATGCAGGGGGGCCGCCCGCGCTGCGAGTGCGCGCCCGACTGCGCTGGGCTCCCGGCGCGCCTGCAGGTCTGCGGCTCCGACGGCGCCACCTACCGCGACGAGTGCGAGCTGCGCGCCGCGCGCTGCCGCGGCCACCCGGACCTGCGCGTCATGTACCCAGGACGCTGCCGCA AGTCGTGCGCGCACGTGATGTGCCCGCGGCCGCAGTCGTGCGTGGTGGACCAGACCGGCAGCGCTCACTGCGTGGTGTGTCGCGCGGCGCCCTGTCCCGCGCCCTCCAGCCCCGGCCAGGAGCTCTGCGGCAACAACAACGTCACCTACATGTCCTCGTGTCACCTCCGCCAGGCCACCTGCTTCCTGGGCCGCTCCATCGGCGTGCGCCACCCGGGCAGCTGTGCAGGTGTGGCGCGGAGCGGGGAGCAGCGGTGGGGCCCAACCTCCCGCCCCTCTCCGCGCCCCCACTTTTCTTTTCGTCCCTCCCGCTCTTCAGGCACCCCCGAGCCGTCAGATGCGGAGTCGGAGTCGGAGGAGGAGAACTTCGT